Proteins found in one Nocardia brasiliensis ATCC 700358 genomic segment:
- a CDS encoding 2-aminoethylphosphonate ABC transporter permease subunit: MSTPVLLEPIAEPSPQRPARQGNWKPVLWSLPPLLVVLGIAVYPIVRVLAESTVTPSGRGTAVWSDVLGSESFRNALWRTVSIAALSTAGCLVLGTFLAIVLAFVPFPGAQVVGRLIDTVLTLPSFLITLAFTFLYGTAGAVNALIAELTGGTEPALDFLTTPLGVILAEITFFTPFVVRPLLAAFAQLPREQLDVAASLGASPWRVLRQVVLPEAWPALAAGGSLVLLLTLNEFGIVLFTGAKGVLTLPALIYTRGIVTFDLPGAAVLASVQVLLSLTLYIGYRLVFARFTGAAAKKD, translated from the coding sequence GTGAGCACGCCGGTCCTGCTCGAGCCGATCGCCGAGCCGAGCCCGCAACGCCCTGCGCGGCAAGGTAACTGGAAACCGGTGCTGTGGAGCCTGCCGCCGCTGCTGGTGGTGCTGGGCATCGCGGTGTACCCGATCGTCCGGGTGCTCGCCGAATCGACCGTGACGCCGTCCGGCCGGGGCACCGCGGTGTGGTCGGACGTGCTCGGCTCCGAATCGTTCCGGAACGCGTTGTGGCGCACGGTGTCCATCGCGGCCCTGTCCACCGCCGGGTGCCTGGTGCTCGGCACCTTCCTGGCCATCGTGCTCGCCTTCGTGCCGTTCCCCGGTGCACAGGTGGTGGGCCGGCTCATCGATACGGTGCTGACGCTGCCGTCGTTCCTGATCACGCTGGCGTTCACGTTCCTCTACGGTACCGCGGGCGCGGTGAACGCGCTGATCGCCGAGCTGACCGGCGGTACCGAGCCGGCACTGGATTTCCTCACCACCCCGCTCGGCGTAATCCTCGCCGAGATCACGTTTTTCACGCCGTTCGTGGTGCGGCCGCTGCTGGCCGCGTTCGCGCAGTTGCCGCGGGAACAACTCGATGTCGCGGCGAGCCTGGGCGCTTCGCCGTGGCGCGTCCTGCGTCAGGTGGTGCTCCCGGAGGCCTGGCCCGCGCTGGCGGCAGGCGGCAGCCTGGTTCTGCTGTTGACGCTCAACGAGTTCGGCATCGTGCTGTTCACCGGCGCGAAGGGCGTGCTGACGCTGCCCGCGCTGATCTACACCCGCGGCATCGTCACGTTCGACCTGCCCGGCGCCGCGGTCCTCGCCTCGGTGCAGGTGCTGTTGTCGCTCACGCTCTACATCGGCTACCGGCTCGTGTTCGCCCGGTTCACCGGTGCCGCCGCGAAGAAGGACTGA
- a CDS encoding ABC transporter permease, producing the protein MLVWTKKGRAVVLAAFALVVLVVFLAPIATVAAAALAGSWTGPLPSDLGFANFGRALSGEQAASLSVSLQTALLAGAVSLVLGTWAALAAREAPGWWRRCTDAVFHLPVAVPSVAIGLGVLIAFNKRPVLLGGTKWIVILAHSVLVLAYAFSAVSAALDRIDPGYRQAAESLGAGPARVLFQVTLPLLLPALGAAAGLAVALSMGELGATIMVYPATWKTLPVSIFAQTDRGEVFDAAASTTLLVLTTLVALILLGRIRSRATLR; encoded by the coding sequence ATGCTGGTGTGGACGAAAAAGGGCAGAGCCGTCGTGCTCGCGGCGTTCGCGCTCGTCGTGCTCGTGGTGTTCCTCGCCCCGATCGCGACGGTGGCGGCGGCCGCGCTGGCGGGCAGCTGGACCGGCCCGCTGCCGTCGGATCTCGGCTTCGCCAACTTCGGGCGGGCGCTGTCCGGCGAGCAGGCGGCCAGTCTCTCGGTGAGTTTGCAGACGGCGCTGCTGGCCGGCGCCGTCTCGCTGGTGCTCGGCACGTGGGCGGCGCTGGCGGCGCGCGAGGCGCCCGGCTGGTGGCGGCGCTGCACCGATGCCGTATTCCACCTGCCGGTCGCGGTCCCGTCGGTCGCCATCGGCCTCGGCGTGCTGATCGCGTTCAACAAGCGGCCCGTCCTGCTCGGCGGCACGAAATGGATTGTCATCCTGGCGCATTCGGTGCTGGTGCTGGCGTACGCGTTCAGTGCCGTGTCGGCCGCGCTGGACCGGATCGACCCCGGCTACCGGCAAGCCGCCGAATCGCTGGGCGCGGGACCGGCCAGGGTCCTGTTCCAGGTGACGTTGCCCTTGCTGCTGCCCGCCCTCGGCGCGGCCGCGGGTCTGGCCGTCGCACTGTCGATGGGCGAGCTCGGCGCCACCATCATGGTGTATCCGGCCACCTGGAAGACGCTGCCGGTCAGCATCTTCGCGCAGACCGATCGCGGCGAGGTCTTCGACGCCGCGGCGAGCACCACCCTGCTCGTGCTGACCACCCTGGTGGCGCTGATCCTGCTCGGACGGATCCGCAGCCGCGCCACCCTGCGCTGA
- a CDS encoding DUF4126 domain-containing protein translates to MTAFPLIFTAGWASGVNAYAVVLLLGLFGRTGLADSVPAALQRTDVLIAAAVLFLIEAVADKIPYLDSFWDALHTVVRPLSGAVVAALIAGQDGSLPELAAGAVGGFSALASHLVKAGTRMAINTSPEPVSNVVASTAEDTAVAGIVTLAIFHPIPAAIIAGVLLVLGVVLVAFLATRIRRYLRRRRERRAARHAPAV, encoded by the coding sequence GTGACCGCTTTTCCGTTGATCTTCACCGCGGGCTGGGCGAGCGGGGTGAACGCGTACGCCGTCGTCCTGCTGCTCGGTCTCTTCGGGCGCACCGGCCTCGCCGATTCGGTGCCCGCGGCGCTGCAGCGGACCGATGTGCTGATCGCCGCCGCGGTGCTGTTCCTGATCGAAGCGGTGGCGGACAAGATCCCATACCTGGACTCGTTCTGGGACGCGTTGCACACCGTGGTGCGGCCGCTCTCGGGCGCGGTGGTGGCGGCTTTGATTGCGGGACAGGACGGTTCGCTGCCGGAGCTGGCGGCCGGCGCGGTCGGTGGCTTCAGCGCGCTGGCCAGTCATCTGGTCAAGGCGGGCACGCGGATGGCGATCAACACTTCGCCGGAGCCGGTCAGCAATGTCGTGGCGAGCACGGCGGAGGACACCGCGGTCGCCGGGATCGTGACGCTGGCGATCTTCCATCCGATCCCGGCGGCCATCATCGCGGGCGTGCTGCTCGTGCTCGGTGTGGTCCTGGTGGCCTTCCTCGCCACCCGCATCCGCCGCTATCTGCGGCGCCGCCGGGAGCGCAGAGCGGCGCGGCACGCGCCCGCGGTCTGA
- a CDS encoding DUF4254 domain-containing protein translates to MLRSAHALAELHARRRQVGDSALIIEIDCRRSELVDDINDWIGKEIPQHRNGASLHTESLGAVVDRMARSWVDANQAIDAEGARSDNTHKHWYHLAELVDGYTDLVTDVAGGRRRLPS, encoded by the coding sequence ATGCTCCGTTCGGCGCATGCGCTCGCCGAGCTGCATGCCCGGCGGCGACAGGTCGGAGACTCCGCCCTGATCATTGAAATCGACTGCCGCAGAAGCGAACTGGTCGACGATATCAATGATTGGATCGGCAAGGAGATACCCCAGCATCGCAATGGCGCGTCGCTGCACACCGAAAGTCTCGGCGCGGTGGTGGACCGAATGGCCCGCAGTTGGGTGGACGCCAATCAAGCGATCGACGCCGAGGGCGCGCGCAGCGACAATACCCATAAACATTGGTACCACTTGGCCGAACTCGTTGACGGGTACACTGATTTGGTAACCGACGTGGCCGGTGGCCGCCGTCGATTGCCTTCGTGA
- a CDS encoding ribonuclease domain-containing protein, with amino-acid sequence MTGVASIAKRVGFTVAALVAGLTLVLGLSTGAQQAARPVPADTITLVGASVPQRAWDTLARIDAGTWPPNDGSGTKGGGTWQNRDGTLPRTDAAGRTIAYREWDVNIKQPGHNRDAERIVTGSDHSAWYTGDHYATFTKMR; translated from the coding sequence ATGACTGGGGTGGCATCGATAGCGAAGCGTGTCGGGTTCACCGTTGCCGCGCTGGTGGCGGGCCTGACCTTGGTACTCGGGTTGTCGACGGGTGCGCAACAAGCGGCACGGCCGGTGCCGGCCGATACGATCACGCTGGTCGGCGCCAGCGTGCCGCAGCGAGCCTGGGACACGCTCGCGCGCATCGACGCGGGCACCTGGCCGCCGAACGACGGCTCCGGCACCAAGGGCGGTGGGACCTGGCAGAACCGCGACGGCACCCTACCCCGCACCGATGCGGCAGGCAGGACGATCGCGTACCGCGAGTGGGACGTCAATATCAAACAGCCGGGCCACAACCGCGATGCCGAGCGCATAGTCACCGGCAGCGACCACTCCGCCTGGTACACCGGCGACCACTACGCGACCTTCACCAAAATGCGCTGA
- a CDS encoding helix-turn-helix domain-containing protein, whose product MAGKRTVLTVRLRRLAAMLHEMREHAGLSKEEVSAKTGINVTTLYRIETAQARPQRRTLQAMLDLYGVSEEQREDASELLSDALKPGMSRAYEGSVSEVYAAYINFEAEALSARHYQTSTIPGLLQTMEYATAVIDTSMPKVEASVMEDRARARMDRAANLTKDEPLELWVVMDEAAIRRTVGGPAVMRGQLDRLLQETKRKNVILQILPFDAGAHPGMAGSFTLLDFHDPADPELVYVEGIAGDELIEGHPEIRRFGVIFDQLRAMALSPRDSAAMIIDAAGKMG is encoded by the coding sequence ATGGCAGGCAAGCGCACCGTCCTGACCGTGCGATTGCGCAGGTTGGCCGCGATGCTGCACGAGATGCGCGAACACGCCGGGCTCAGCAAGGAAGAGGTCAGCGCGAAGACCGGCATCAACGTCACCACGCTGTATCGCATCGAGACCGCGCAGGCGCGGCCGCAACGACGCACCCTGCAGGCGATGCTCGATCTGTACGGCGTGAGCGAGGAGCAGCGCGAGGACGCCAGCGAACTACTGTCGGACGCGCTCAAGCCCGGTATGTCACGGGCTTACGAGGGCAGCGTCTCCGAGGTCTACGCGGCCTACATCAATTTCGAGGCCGAGGCGCTGTCCGCGCGGCACTACCAGACCTCCACCATTCCTGGACTGCTGCAGACCATGGAGTACGCGACCGCGGTGATCGACACCTCGATGCCGAAGGTAGAGGCGTCGGTGATGGAGGACCGGGCCCGCGCCAGGATGGACCGCGCGGCCAACCTCACCAAAGACGAACCGCTGGAGCTGTGGGTGGTGATGGACGAGGCGGCGATCCGGCGCACCGTCGGCGGGCCCGCGGTGATGCGCGGCCAGCTGGACCGGCTACTCCAGGAAACCAAGCGCAAGAACGTGATTCTGCAGATCCTGCCGTTCGACGCGGGCGCCCACCCCGGGATGGCGGGCTCGTTCACGCTGCTCGACTTCCACGACCCGGCCGATCCGGAACTGGTCTACGTGGAGGGCATCGCGGGCGACGAGCTGATCGAGGGCCATCCCGAGATCCGGCGCTTCGGCGTGATCTTCGACCAGCTGCGTGCCATGGCCCTGAGCCCACGCGATTCCGCGGCGATGATCATCGACGCCGCGGGCAAGATGGGCTAA
- a CDS encoding ABC transporter permease: MTGTRVAADLPVVHGRTETWRLLMPQTVIQTRRLLLRWGRDPLTTVQSLVFPALLLIVLNTVLGKQISVFAGASALYGSVPMVALVGVMSGSLAGAITLGRERDQGLLARLWVLPVHRASGLASRILAEAVRILLCTTVLFAVGILLGFRFEQGVLAGLALFGVPLLYGLGFATLVTAVAVFTAKAALVEAVSLGSSLMMFFSTGFAPLSAYPRWAQPIVAHQPMTHAIDAMRGLSLGGAVRGPLLATVAWSVGAIVLFAVPAVVGYRRASRG; the protein is encoded by the coding sequence ATGACCGGAACTCGCGTCGCCGCGGACTTGCCGGTGGTGCACGGCCGGACCGAGACCTGGCGACTGCTAATGCCGCAGACCGTCATCCAAACGCGGCGGCTGCTGCTGCGCTGGGGGCGTGATCCGTTGACGACGGTGCAGTCGCTGGTGTTCCCGGCGCTGCTGTTGATTGTGCTGAATACCGTGCTCGGCAAGCAGATCTCGGTCTTCGCCGGTGCCAGTGCGTTGTACGGTTCGGTGCCGATGGTGGCCCTGGTCGGGGTGATGTCCGGTTCGCTGGCCGGTGCGATCACGCTCGGCCGGGAGCGCGACCAGGGACTGCTGGCCCGGCTGTGGGTGCTGCCGGTGCACCGGGCGTCCGGTCTGGCGTCCCGGATCCTCGCCGAAGCGGTGCGAATCCTGTTGTGCACCACGGTGCTGTTCGCCGTAGGGATACTGCTCGGGTTTCGCTTCGAACAGGGCGTCCTGGCCGGGCTCGCGCTGTTCGGCGTGCCGCTGCTGTACGGGCTGGGCTTCGCGACGCTCGTCACCGCCGTCGCCGTGTTCACCGCGAAAGCAGCTCTGGTGGAGGCGGTTTCGCTCGGGTCATCGCTGATGATGTTCTTCAGCACCGGTTTCGCGCCGCTGAGCGCGTATCCGCGCTGGGCGCAGCCGATCGTCGCGCATCAGCCGATGACCCATGCGATCGACGCGATGCGCGGGTTGTCCCTCGGTGGCGCGGTCCGGGGGCCGCTGCTCGCCACGGTGGCGTGGTCGGTGGGGGCGATCGTGTTGTTCGCGGTGCCCGCCGTAGTCGGCTACCGTCGGGCCAGCCGCGGCTAG
- a CDS encoding ABC transporter permease, whose amino-acid sequence MSLPTVASRPRFGAVAQWWVLTCRLVRPSWRNGELVTAVVAPTVFTLGFYVPLNLVMSGYGHGLSSYAQFLLPMIVMQALAFCATSAAFRAASDARDGLTVRFGSLPMPAAVPLAARTTAALYRAVVSLAVALVCGWVIGVRFYGSLLETAGFVVFALLVALALTLGADLIGSIVAKPEAISQALIFPQLVLGLVSTGLAPAHQFPSWLQGFARNQPVSQFVYAMRALAGDPSGNAGVVSWPVLGPGLAWAVGLLLVFGGLGAMVAMRRSG is encoded by the coding sequence ATGAGCCTGCCCACGGTGGCGTCGCGGCCGCGGTTCGGCGCGGTGGCGCAGTGGTGGGTGCTGACCTGCCGACTGGTGCGGCCGTCGTGGCGCAATGGCGAGCTGGTCACCGCGGTCGTCGCGCCTACGGTGTTCACCCTCGGGTTCTATGTGCCGCTGAACCTGGTGATGAGCGGATACGGACACGGGCTGAGCAGTTACGCGCAGTTCCTGCTGCCGATGATCGTGATGCAGGCGTTGGCGTTCTGCGCGACCTCGGCCGCGTTCCGGGCCGCGTCCGACGCTCGAGACGGGCTCACCGTGCGGTTCGGGTCGCTGCCGATGCCGGCCGCGGTGCCGTTGGCCGCACGGACCACCGCGGCGCTGTATCGTGCCGTCGTCTCATTGGCCGTTGCTCTCGTCTGCGGCTGGGTGATCGGCGTGCGCTTCTACGGAAGTCTGCTGGAGACAGCAGGTTTCGTCGTTTTCGCGTTGCTGGTGGCGTTGGCGCTGACCCTCGGCGCCGACCTGATCGGCAGTATCGTCGCCAAGCCCGAGGCGATCTCGCAGGCGCTGATCTTCCCGCAACTCGTGCTCGGCCTGGTGTCGACGGGTTTGGCACCGGCTCACCAATTCCCCTCCTGGCTGCAAGGATTCGCGCGCAATCAACCCGTGTCCCAGTTCGTCTATGCGATGCGCGCGCTGGCCGGTGATCCGAGCGGCAACGCCGGTGTCGTGAGCTGGCCGGTGCTCGGGCCCGGATTGGCTTGGGCGGTTGGCCTCCTCCTGGTGTTCGGTGGGCTCGGCGCGATGGTCGCCATGCGGAGGTCGGGATGA
- a CDS encoding APC family permease, giving the protein MADTTAERAAEPELKRVMGPGLLLLFVVGDILGSSIYALTGKVANEVGGAVWVPFVVSFLVALVTAMSYLELVTKYPHAAGAALYTHKAFGIQFFTFMVAFAVMCSGITSAATASRAFGANFSAAFDLDLGPGAAITLIALGFMLVVAAINLRGVSEGVKLNVVLTCIELTGLLLVIGIGCWALGVGDGDFSRITEFETGDRTAVGGVIAATTLAFYAMVGFEDSVNMAEECKQPSRIFPKVLLAGLAITALIYVLVSITAVALVPIAQLGQGDTPLLQVVKVGAPAFPTHVFAYISMIAVANTALINMLMASRLLYGMARQGVLPRQLGRVHSGRRTPFVAILFTTLLALGLIAFVGEVPELGGTTALLLLAVFTVVNVAVLVLRRDPVSHEHFRTPTALPVLGALTCGFLVTPFTDRNPQQYVIAGILLGIGVVLWGVNHFAIKYLHAEPSAAEPST; this is encoded by the coding sequence ATGGCCGACACAACCGCCGAGCGGGCAGCCGAACCGGAGCTGAAACGGGTGATGGGTCCGGGCTTGCTGCTGCTGTTCGTGGTGGGCGACATTCTCGGTTCGTCGATCTACGCGCTCACCGGCAAAGTCGCGAACGAGGTGGGCGGCGCGGTCTGGGTGCCGTTCGTGGTCTCGTTCCTGGTCGCCCTGGTCACGGCGATGAGCTATCTGGAACTGGTCACCAAATATCCGCATGCGGCAGGTGCGGCCCTCTATACGCACAAGGCTTTCGGCATCCAGTTCTTCACCTTCATGGTGGCGTTCGCGGTGATGTGCTCCGGTATCACCTCGGCGGCGACGGCCTCCCGGGCCTTCGGCGCCAACTTCTCCGCGGCCTTCGATCTCGACCTCGGCCCGGGCGCGGCGATCACGCTGATCGCGCTCGGCTTCATGCTCGTCGTCGCCGCGATCAACCTGCGCGGCGTCAGCGAGGGCGTGAAGCTGAACGTGGTGCTCACCTGCATCGAGCTGACCGGCCTGCTGCTCGTCATCGGAATCGGCTGCTGGGCGCTCGGCGTCGGGGACGGCGATTTCAGCCGGATCACCGAGTTCGAGACCGGCGACCGGACCGCCGTCGGCGGCGTCATCGCGGCCACCACCCTGGCGTTCTACGCCATGGTCGGTTTCGAGGACTCGGTCAACATGGCCGAGGAGTGCAAGCAGCCCAGCCGGATCTTCCCGAAGGTGCTGCTGGCCGGTCTCGCCATCACCGCCCTCATCTATGTGCTGGTGTCCATTACCGCGGTGGCCCTGGTGCCGATCGCCCAGCTCGGCCAGGGCGACACCCCGCTGTTGCAGGTGGTGAAGGTCGGCGCACCGGCGTTCCCGACTCATGTCTTCGCCTACATCAGCATGATCGCTGTGGCCAACACCGCGCTGATCAACATGCTGATGGCCAGCCGCCTGCTCTACGGCATGGCTCGGCAGGGCGTGCTGCCCCGGCAGCTCGGCCGCGTCCATTCGGGCCGGCGCACGCCGTTCGTGGCAATCCTGTTCACCACGCTGCTCGCGCTCGGCCTGATCGCGTTCGTCGGCGAGGTGCCCGAACTCGGCGGAACCACGGCGCTGCTGCTGCTCGCGGTGTTCACCGTGGTGAATGTCGCCGTTCTGGTGCTGCGGCGAGATCCGGTCTCGCACGAGCATTTCCGGACGCCGACCGCGCTGCCCGTCCTCGGCGCGCTGACGTGCGGCTTCCTGGTGACCCCGTTCACCGATCGCAATCCGCAGCAGTACGTGATCGCCGGCATCCTGCTCGGTATCGGCGTCGTGCTGTGGGGTGTGAACCACTTCGCGATCAAATATCTGCACGCCGAACCATCCGCCGCGGAACCGTCCACGTAG
- a CDS encoding phosphotransferase → MEIGAVTPQDVGMTGIEEDTAFRIDWEQLPHEVRAGIEERLGGTVLRAVCQRGGFSHGLAARVRLAHGARVFVKAIDVADELATAYRSEARTALCLPERVPTPRCRFGEEIAGWFVTAFDEVEGVHPRLADPGEAADVLRTIGGMAQVLTPNPVPHAPTIADALGSAFVGWRTFAEQGPPADLDDWSLRHLDQLAELEKHWLAAASGETLLHTDLSPSNMLRRADAAVLVVDWAWACRGAAWVDLALLAPSFAAAGVDPDSILATHPVTADVDPGAIDAVVCAMGGYWATNSRKPAIPSSPKLRTHQRRFAGLARDWLQRRVGWA, encoded by the coding sequence GTGGAGATCGGCGCGGTCACCCCGCAGGATGTCGGCATGACCGGCATCGAGGAGGACACCGCCTTCCGGATCGACTGGGAGCAACTGCCGCACGAGGTCCGCGCGGGTATCGAGGAACGGCTCGGCGGCACGGTGCTGCGCGCCGTCTGCCAGCGCGGCGGATTCAGTCACGGGCTCGCGGCCCGGGTGCGGTTGGCACACGGCGCACGGGTCTTCGTGAAGGCGATCGACGTCGCGGACGAGCTCGCGACCGCGTACCGCTCGGAGGCGCGGACCGCGCTGTGCCTGCCGGAGCGGGTGCCGACGCCGCGATGCCGGTTCGGCGAAGAGATCGCCGGCTGGTTCGTCACGGCGTTCGACGAGGTCGAGGGCGTGCATCCGCGGTTGGCCGACCCGGGGGAGGCCGCCGATGTGCTGCGCACCATCGGGGGCATGGCGCAGGTGCTGACGCCCAACCCGGTGCCGCACGCGCCGACCATCGCGGACGCGCTGGGCTCGGCGTTCGTCGGGTGGCGCACCTTTGCCGAGCAAGGCCCGCCCGCCGACCTGGACGACTGGTCGCTGCGGCACCTGGACCAGCTCGCCGAACTCGAAAAGCACTGGCTCGCAGCCGCTTCCGGGGAAACGCTGCTGCACACCGATCTGAGTCCGAGCAATATGCTCCGGCGGGCGGACGCGGCGGTGCTCGTGGTCGACTGGGCGTGGGCCTGCCGCGGCGCGGCTTGGGTCGACCTGGCCCTGCTGGCTCCGTCGTTCGCCGCCGCCGGGGTCGATCCCGACTCGATCCTCGCGACCCATCCGGTCACCGCCGACGTCGATCCGGGGGCCATCGATGCGGTGGTCTGTGCGATGGGTGGATACTGGGCCACCAACTCACGCAAGCCCGCGATACCGAGTTCGCCGAAGCTGCGCACGCATCAACGGCGCTTCGCCGGACTTGCCCGGGATTGGCTGCAACGGCGCGTCGGTTGGGCATAG
- a CDS encoding SDR family oxidoreductase, with product MTVGEADGQRVVLITGASRGIGAETARILAAGGDHVIINYREKLKRAKVIADEIVAAGGSASTAGADISDEDSARALIEGIVAQFGRIDVLVLNASGGLERQAAPGYAMAINRDAQTRLVRFALPHMPSGARIVFVTSHQAHFHGRKPVPADYEPIAASKRAGEDALRAMIPALAARNIPLHIVSGDMIDGTIIVQLLERRNPDAVSARREQAPLPTVSEFATAVAEATTSTAESGHTSYVGGPDYLADAG from the coding sequence GTGACGGTGGGCGAAGCAGACGGACAGAGGGTCGTTCTGATCACGGGCGCGTCCCGGGGCATCGGTGCGGAAACGGCCCGGATCCTGGCGGCCGGCGGCGATCACGTGATCATCAACTATCGCGAAAAGCTCAAGCGCGCCAAGGTGATCGCCGACGAGATCGTGGCCGCCGGAGGCAGCGCGTCCACGGCGGGCGCGGACATCTCCGACGAGGATTCGGCCCGCGCCTTGATCGAGGGCATCGTCGCGCAGTTCGGCCGGATCGACGTGCTCGTCCTCAACGCCTCGGGCGGTCTCGAGCGCCAGGCCGCGCCCGGCTACGCCATGGCGATCAACCGGGACGCGCAGACCCGGCTCGTGCGATTCGCCTTGCCGCACATGCCCTCCGGCGCCAGGATCGTTTTCGTCACGAGCCATCAGGCGCACTTCCACGGACGTAAGCCGGTGCCCGCCGACTACGAGCCCATCGCCGCGAGCAAGCGCGCGGGTGAGGACGCGCTGCGGGCGATGATTCCCGCGCTCGCCGCGCGAAACATCCCGCTGCACATCGTTTCCGGCGACATGATCGACGGCACGATCATCGTGCAGCTGCTGGAACGCCGGAATCCGGACGCGGTTTCGGCCCGGCGCGAGCAGGCCCCGCTGCCCACCGTTTCCGAATTCGCCACGGCCGTAGCCGAAGCCACCACCTCGACCGCCGAGTCCGGTCACACCAGCTACGTCGGCGGCCCCGACTACCTCGCCGACGCCGGCTGA
- a CDS encoding winged helix-turn-helix transcriptional regulator produces the protein MRSANGATPPNGGRDPANAPILAAMELLGQRWMLRILWELEPGRLGFLELRRRMDNCSSSMLSVRLQHLQSAGLIVKNADKSYELTTAGTGLTAALHPLWDWSRHWPPAEGEPAV, from the coding sequence ATGAGAAGTGCAAACGGGGCGACGCCACCGAACGGCGGGCGAGATCCGGCGAACGCGCCGATCCTCGCCGCAATGGAGCTGCTGGGCCAGCGCTGGATGCTGCGCATCCTGTGGGAATTGGAACCGGGCCGCCTCGGCTTTCTCGAACTGCGCCGGCGCATGGACAACTGCTCGTCGAGCATGCTCTCCGTCCGCCTCCAGCACCTGCAATCCGCGGGCCTGATCGTCAAGAACGCGGACAAGTCCTACGAGTTGACCACCGCCGGAACCGGACTCACCGCCGCGCTGCACCCGCTCTGGGACTGGTCCCGGCACTGGCCACCCGCCGAGGGCGAACCGGCGGTTTGA
- a CDS encoding MerR family transcriptional regulator, whose amino-acid sequence MAESGRLITIGVLARASGLTASALRFYDDCGLLVPARVDPLTGYRYYTANQRERATLIRRLRAIEVPLESIADILTGDARRAEQLLDRHVAELHRRARAAEQAAVAIKQALAGDRVTVPAALLATAFEQVRSATAVDPEIPVLAGISVEVDATSLTLTATDRYRLSTRSVVPRERQGADWSLVVDARELGPILEWLSELDEIVAAPTDQGLRLVGAGEQRYCPVIDERFPDYRAMLDALAPPRLRVVTAREPLLAALESDSATVRFATERAGLTISDAHGARRWLPAERTGPDLALTFTTATLRPAIHSALGPDLMIDIAAADRPVVVRSAIDGDLTTLVMPTHPATPEENR is encoded by the coding sequence GTGGCAGAGTCCGGCAGATTGATCACGATCGGCGTGCTCGCGCGAGCCAGCGGGCTCACGGCGAGCGCGCTGCGCTTCTACGACGACTGCGGGCTCTTGGTGCCCGCCCGCGTCGATCCGCTCACCGGGTACCGGTACTACACCGCGAACCAGCGGGAGCGCGCGACGCTGATCCGCAGGCTGCGGGCCATCGAGGTGCCGCTCGAGTCGATCGCCGACATCCTGACCGGTGATGCCCGGCGCGCCGAGCAACTCCTGGATCGGCACGTGGCCGAACTGCACCGGCGGGCCCGCGCGGCCGAACAGGCCGCGGTGGCGATCAAACAGGCGCTGGCCGGCGACCGGGTCACCGTGCCCGCGGCGCTGCTCGCCACGGCGTTCGAGCAGGTGCGCTCCGCGACCGCGGTCGATCCCGAGATCCCGGTCCTGGCAGGCATTTCGGTCGAAGTGGACGCCACCTCGCTGACGCTGACCGCCACCGATCGATACCGGCTCTCGACCAGGAGCGTGGTACCGCGGGAGCGCCAGGGCGCGGACTGGTCCCTGGTCGTCGACGCGCGCGAACTCGGCCCGATCCTCGAGTGGCTCAGCGAACTCGACGAAATCGTCGCGGCGCCAACGGATCAGGGGCTGCGACTAGTCGGCGCCGGCGAACAGCGGTACTGCCCCGTGATCGATGAGCGATTCCCTGACTACCGCGCCATGCTGGACGCGCTCGCGCCCCCGCGGCTGCGCGTGGTCACGGCTCGCGAACCGTTGCTCGCCGCCCTCGAAAGCGACTCGGCCACCGTTCGATTCGCGACCGAACGCGCCGGGCTCACGATTTCGGACGCCCACGGCGCACGTCGATGGTTGCCCGCCGAGCGCACCGGCCCCGATCTCGCTTTGACTTTCACCACCGCGACGCTGCGCCCGGCGATCCACAGCGCGCTCGGCCCGGATCTCATGATCGACATCGCCGCCGCCGACCGGCCGGTCGTCGTCCGTTCCGCCATCGACGGCGATCTCACCACCCTTGTCATGCCGACCCATCCCGCCACACCCGAGGAGAACCGATGA